Proteins from a single region of Hypomesus transpacificus isolate Combined female chromosome 9, fHypTra1, whole genome shotgun sequence:
- the inpp1 gene encoding inositol polyphosphate 1-phosphatase, which yields MADLLRLLLRVAEKAANVARVCRQEALLFQLLVQEKTGKDKNKKFVQDFKTLADVVIQEMIRHDVGTQFDEMIGFIHGEESNKFENGLGESVTVTVCVTEEETAALLATVLDGDHMAASLLARAIHQDPVAITDISTETLNMPLSPTDLGIWIDPIDATSQYIEGREEVLVEGHLSPSGLQCALVLIGVYHRATGEPVMGVINQPFHHKDSTGGWKGQHFWGVSYGSFKACSVDRPKDGTKESTGRGGISVVLSSSEKQAVKEALTPLCGLDRLMYASGAGYKILCVIQGLADIYVLSEGSTFKWDSCAPHALLRALGGGMVDLAECLRSSSGERGHQEELTYHRPLTESPGADRWANQGGLVAYLDSKLLQRVILELKGKF from the exons ATGGCTGATCTGCTGAGACTGCTCCTGCGGGTGGCTGAGAAAGCAGCTAATGTGGCCCGGGTCTGCAGACAAGAGGCCCTTCTCTTTCAGCTGCTCGTTCAAGAGAAGACTGGAAAGGACAAGAACAAAAAGTTTGTTCAGGACTTCAAGACACTGGCAGATGTGGTGattcaagaaatgatccgccATGATGTTGGAACTCAG TTTGATGAAATGATTGGCTTTATACATGGCGAAGAGTcaaacaagtttgaaaatggACTAG GGGAGAGCGTGACAGTAACAGTATGTGTTACGGAAGAGGAGACAGCAGCTCTCCTGGCTACAGTGTTGGATGGTGACCATATGGCAGCATCTCTTTTGGCTCGGGCCATCCACCAGGATCCAGTGGCAATCACAGACATAAGCACAGAGACCCTCAACATGCCCCTCAGTCCCACAGACCTGGGTATCTGGATAGACCCAATTG atgCTACCAGTCAGTATATTGAGGGTCGTGAGGAGGTGCTGGTGGAGGGGCATCTGTCTCCATCTGGTCTGCAGTGTGCCCTGGTTCTGATTGGAGTCTACCACCGGGCCACAGGGGAACCTGTCATGGGTGTTATAAACCAGCCCTTTCACCACAAAGATTCAACAGGGGG ATGGAAGGGACAGCATTTCTGGGGTGTGTCGTATGGGAGCTTCAAGGCCTGCTCAGTGGACCGACCTAAAGACGGAACCAAAGAAAGCACAGGAAGAGGGGGGATATCAGTGGTCCTGAGCTCTAGTGAGAAACAGGCAGTGAAGGAGGCCCTGACCCCACTGTGTGGCCTAGACAGGCTCATGTATGCCTCTGGAGCAGGCTACAAAATCTTGTGTGTAATCCAGGGTCTGGCTGACATCTATGTACTCTCTGAAGGCAGCACCTTCAAGTGGGACTCCTGTGCCCCTCATGCCCTGCTCCGGGCTTTGGGAGGGGGGATGGTTGACCTGGCGGAATGCCTCCGTTCCAGTTCTGGAGAGAGGGGTCATCAAGAAGAACTGACTTACCACCGACCCCTCACAGAGAGCCCTGGGGCAGACCGCTGGGCTAACCAGGGAGGCCTGGTGGCCTATCTAGACAGTAAACTACTCCAAAGAGTCATTCTGGAAC